CAGCCTCAGTATATATATTTGTACTTAGATAATTATTAAAATCTTTTTCTCCAGATGCTGCATAGGCAATAGCTCTGTGTAGTAACCTAACATTCTGGCTTTTAAATTTAAAGCCAGATAAATAGACTCCTTTTCCTTCCAGAAAATTATTAACAGTAAGTTTAGGAGAATTATTTTCATCCAATAATACCTCTGTATTTTTACCAAGCACATATATATTATCAACATTATCTTTGTCAAAATCCACTTCTTCTAGATCTTCCAGAATAAAGTGTTGATCCAACTTAGTATACTCATATCTATTATGAGAAATAGTTTGTCCAATTTCTCTATCTACACCTAATACATGAGACATCTGGAAATATTGGCTTCCTTCATATGTTGCCGAAGGCTCTCCTACACCAATAAAACCACCACCTTCTGCTACCCATTTAGTAAGTTTCTCTACGACTTGTGGATTATCCCAATTACTTCCTCCACTCCAGGCACTATTAATATGGCCAGCATTAATAATTACTTTAATTTCATCATCTATACCCTTATTTAGAATATCATCAAAGCTAATGAATTCCACATCAACTGGCAAGCCAGAAAGGGCTTCAATAATATGGTTTAGTTCTAACTCTGGATGTTCATGCATATGGCCACTACAAATCCAAGAACGCAAGCTACCCCAGGCAGTTAGAATGGCCACTTTATATGGTGCTGTATATGCCTTATCATCATTATGCAATTCTTTTAAGAACCGGAATTCTTCTGTAAGCTCTTCTACATAATCCACAAAATCTGGGAAAGGTTGTACAAGGTGTAAGTAACCACCAAGACCAATTCTATCTACAGGCTTTCTAATCAAAGCCCTTCTAATATTAACCCAGAAGTTTTTGCAATCTGTTGTAGGGTCTCCTCCTTCTTTGAAGGTTGGTTCTCCAGTTAAACCTGTTGGGAATAAATAAGGATGTAGTCTCAATTCATGCACATCCGTTTCTACTCCTGCACATTTTCTGGCCTCGAAACCATTAAATACACATTTAATAATTCCATCGAATCCAAGGTCTTTAAATCTCTTGCCATATGGCTCAATACCTACCCAGTGATCATCATAGAAAACATAGGCTTTTTTATTGTATTTATGAACCAGATCAGTACACTCTCTACCAAATCTAACTACAAAACTATTTACAAAATCCATCCATTCTCTATACCTCTCAGACGGTACATTATGAGTAAGGTTATGTTTACCCTGATTTACAAAATCCTCTGATTCCAAACGATAGCCTTTTTCTTTTTCGAATTCCCTTAAGGCTTGAGGACTTACTGTAAAGTCATAAGAACCCCAGTCAGCATATCTAAACCTTAAATTGGGATCGTCACCCCAGAACCAGGTGAAATTATAAAACATGGAAGTAAAACGAACAACATCAGTATTAGGATGCTCTTTAAGCCATTTTTCTAGATATTTCAAGATGTGTTCCTGTGCTTCTGGATAAATAGGATCTATAGGCATCTGATGTTCTCTATCTCCCCAGTCATTGGTAATATGATTGTACATAGAGATAGCTTCCCATACTCGATAGGCTAAAAAGTTTACTGTGTATTTATGCCACTTTTCAACACTATTGATTATAACAGTTCCTTTCTCCTGATCATATTGCCAATCCTCCACTGGCACTTCCTTATTACTAGTTCTATCAAATACCTGCCACCATTCTTTGGGATCATCATTGAAGTTTACTTCAAACTGTTGATCAAAATACCCATCCAATAATCTAATTTCCACTGTATCTTCTTCTGCAATAACAGGTTCAGTCATAAGAAAATTTTGCTGTAATTTATCTCTATTATTCTTAGCCCATTCATTATCAGCTCTTACCAGACATAGTGTAGAATATATGTCAAAATCCATAGATAGAATTTTATCTGACAATACGGTACCATCACTATCTCTAATAACATCAGCACCCCATCTTTGTGCTAACTCAAGGGTTAAATCTTCATATCCTGCTTCTCCTGGAAGAGTAAAATCTCCCCTTTTATATTTTTCTTTGTTCATGTTTTTAATCTGATTATAGAATCAGAATTTCACTCCCTTCTTTGATACATTTATATTTTAAACTTAGTCATTTATTATATGACTACGCTTTTAAGCAAATAATATTAAGTGGTTTTTTTAATTAATCTTCTATGATAGTCACTATATTATCATAGACTTGATTATTCCTATCATCTACTTGAGATCCATTTGATAAATAAATATATTCATCAATATATTCTGCACCATGTTGTCGGCCCCTTTTATCTCTATCTAAGGCATCTCTATAGGCTTCGCTAATTATCATTTCATTCCCTATCACAGAATTATTTATAAGCATATAAGTAAAATCCTCATGTAGATGAATTAATGCTGGAACACCATTATCTAATAGAGCCGGGTTTTCCTGTATTACTTTATTATCAGCAAATATATTATCACTTGTAGGAATATTTCTTTCATGACTATTGTTCATAAATAAAGCTACAATCCAGGAATCTATAATTGTATTTCCTCTAACCTCATTATTCTGGGATCCACTCATCACCCAAATTCCACGAGGGAAATTCTTTACAGTATTACCCGCTATTAAATTATTATGACTATCATTTGGTAAACGAATTCCACCATATGTATCTCCTGGAGGATTAATATTAATTAACTCATTATCAACTATTATATTATCTTCCGCTCTAGAAAGGTTAATCCCTGGTCCAGTTGGAGATACAGCTGTCCTTATAAACTGATTATTTCTTATTTCATTATTCCTAAATCTTAAATCAGGTCTTCTTTCCCAACCTGTAGATATAGCTCTACCATCCATATTATCAAAAATCGAATCGACAATAAGGGAATCTTTCATTAGGCGAATAATATTTCCACCAGAGTTTGTTAGCCTAACACGCTCTATTGTTAGATTGCGGAAAGGTTCTTCAATCCAGATACCACCAATCCAATTCCCGATATTGTACATATCCACATCAATTGTTAGGTCTGAGAGCTTCATCCCTAGGTTTCTATCATCAGAATGATGATGAGTAGTATTGATAAAGGAATTACGTGTATAACCTAGACCAGTATTTTTAATAACAGAAAGATCCATTCCTTCTCCAAGTAAACTAACCCCTTCATACAGAGCAAGGTTCCAGGAAATACGATAAGTTCCCTCAGGAAAGAAAATAGTTCCTTCTTTTTCTCTACTAAAAAAATAACTAATAGCAGAGTCTATTGAGGTATATTCATCAGACTCTCCATCACCACGAGCTCCATACCATTTAATATTTATAGCTTCCCCATCTTCTTTCTGCCTTAGCCATCTTCCTTCTCTTGTTTTGCTAGATCTAATAATCATCCCTCTATCTGCCCACTCACTACTACTAGCATCAAAAAGAAATGTTCCTCCACCACCATCATTAGCTTCATGGTAGCCACTTACCTCAATGAGCATACCATCAGTTGCTTCTATTTGCTGTAAATCTTCAATAGTATCTGCTACTTCCATAGCAAATACAGACTGACTTATTAATAAAGACACTAAAAAAACTAGAAATAAAATAGCATTATTCTTACTAATCATATGTATTCCCCTCCAATTTTAATTTGACAATATATAATATTGTAGATGATAAAGCGCTTGACCTTATTTGAAAAATAATAAAGCTTAAATTTATTATACAACAAAAGAAAGTTTATCTCAAGAATTTATTATTATATTTATTTGTTTTTTCTTTTAATTTTTTTATTTTTATTTGAATATACAAAAAGGCCAGATCAAATGACCTGGCCTTTTTGTAACTATATTGTATTATTTATTTTCTTAAAAGAGCTTTATCCATATACCAATTTTGCGGAGTTTCATCACGCAATATGATTTCAACCCAGCCAACATCAGCTACTCCTAAATCATTTAAATCAATAACTATCTCGTTCCAACCATCTTCAAAGCTATCAACTGGTACTAGCTCATAAGGTGAACTTCCACCATGGAACTGTATAACAAAACCATGATATAATTCACTCACATCTTCAATATAAACCCAGAAACTAAATTCACTATAATCTGCCCAATCTTCCGGCCAATTACGATGCCAATTTCTGATTCTAGCATCACTTACCCAGCCATCTCTTACAATTTCCATACTACTTAAACCTGTTTTTACATAATCTAAATTCTCATTATGAATGATATTAGATGTTTCTCGATCCCATGTCCAACCACCGTCATTCCAATATCTATCATGTTCTATCTCAAACCAATCAAATACCACTACACCATCTTCAAGAACTTCAAAACCAACTGTAGTAATACCATATCCACCATTATAGAAAGCTTCAACTTCCAAGAGGTAATATCCCATCTCTTCAATTTCAGTTCCAGGTAAGAATTGTTCATTATTTAAAGAGATATAAATATCAGCATCATCTGTTACATCATCACCATCATTAAGTACTATTATCTCGGGAACTATTGATGTATAATAAGTTTCACCTTCAGTAATATTGTTAATATGCAATTCTAAATTTGCTTCTCTAACTATCTCAAACTCAAGTGACCTACTTAGTACTACATCTCCATTTTGTTTAAGATTAACTATTAATTGATAATTATCATAATCACTTATTGGAGAACCATCATATATAATTGCATCATTTTCTCCTTGAATTAATAGTAATTCTTTTTCATAATCCACATCTTCTGATCCTTTGTTATTGACAGTAACAAGAGGAGTTACTTCTTTGTCAACATATACCTTAT
The Halanaerobiaceae bacterium ANBcell28 genome window above contains:
- the gnpA gene encoding 1,3-beta-galactosyl-N-acetylhexosamine phosphorylase, translating into MNKEKYKRGDFTLPGEAGYEDLTLELAQRWGADVIRDSDGTVLSDKILSMDFDIYSTLCLVRADNEWAKNNRDKLQQNFLMTEPVIAEEDTVEIRLLDGYFDQQFEVNFNDDPKEWWQVFDRTSNKEVPVEDWQYDQEKGTVIINSVEKWHKYTVNFLAYRVWEAISMYNHITNDWGDREHQMPIDPIYPEAQEHILKYLEKWLKEHPNTDVVRFTSMFYNFTWFWGDDPNLRFRYADWGSYDFTVSPQALREFEKEKGYRLESEDFVNQGKHNLTHNVPSERYREWMDFVNSFVVRFGRECTDLVHKYNKKAYVFYDDHWVGIEPYGKRFKDLGFDGIIKCVFNGFEARKCAGVETDVHELRLHPYLFPTGLTGEPTFKEGGDPTTDCKNFWVNIRRALIRKPVDRIGLGGYLHLVQPFPDFVDYVEELTEEFRFLKELHNDDKAYTAPYKVAILTAWGSLRSWICSGHMHEHPELELNHIIEALSGLPVDVEFISFDDILNKGIDDEIKVIINAGHINSAWSGGSNWDNPQVVEKLTKWVAEGGGFIGVGEPSATYEGSQYFQMSHVLGVDREIGQTISHNRYEYTKLDQHFILEDLEEVDFDKDNVDNIYVLGKNTEVLLDENNSPKLTVNNFLEGKGVYLSGFKFKSQNVRLLHRAIAYAASGEKDFNNYLSTNIYTEAAYYPNSKNMVVINNSDQEQKTIVYDASGNSKEITVAPYGKKVIKMA
- a CDS encoding glycosyl hydrolase family 28-related protein → MISKNNAILFLVFLVSLLISQSVFAMEVADTIEDLQQIEATDGMLIEVSGYHEANDGGGGTFLFDASSSEWADRGMIIRSSKTREGRWLRQKEDGEAINIKWYGARGDGESDEYTSIDSAISYFFSREKEGTIFFPEGTYRISWNLALYEGVSLLGEGMDLSVIKNTGLGYTRNSFINTTHHHSDDRNLGMKLSDLTIDVDMYNIGNWIGGIWIEEPFRNLTIERVRLTNSGGNIIRLMKDSLIVDSIFDNMDGRAISTGWERRPDLRFRNNEIRNNQFIRTAVSPTGPGINLSRAEDNIIVDNELININPPGDTYGGIRLPNDSHNNLIAGNTVKNFPRGIWVMSGSQNNEVRGNTIIDSWIVALFMNNSHERNIPTSDNIFADNKVIQENPALLDNGVPALIHLHEDFTYMLINNSVIGNEMIISEAYRDALDRDKRGRQHGAEYIDEYIYLSNGSQVDDRNNQVYDNIVTIIED